One stretch of Shewanella sp. Arc9-LZ DNA includes these proteins:
- the lepA gene encoding translation elongation factor 4 — translation MKHIRNFSIIAHIDHGKSTLSDRLIQVCGGLTDREMAAQVLDSMDLERERGITIKAQSVTLDYHAKDGNTYLLNFIDTPGHVDFSYEVSRSLAACEGALLVVDAGQGVEAQTLANCYTALEMNLDVVPVLNKIDLPQAEPDRVAAEIEDIVGIDAMDAVRCSAKTGVGVDLVLEEIIAKIPPPVGDESAPLQALIIDSWFDAYLGVVSLVRIKNGILKKGEKFKVMSTGQNYNADRVGIFTPKEKDKTELRAGEVGYVISGIKEIHGAPVGDTLTHAKNGADKPLPGFKRVKPQVYAGVFPISTDEYESFRDALNKLSLNDASLFFEPETSSALGFGFRIGFLGLLHMEIVQERLEREYNLDLITTAPTVVYEVIMNNGETIYVDNPSGLPALNNIEEIREPIVEANILVPKEYLGNVITLCIEKRGSQTNMVYHGNQVAVTYHLPMAEVVMDFFDRLKSTSRGYASLEYNFIRFDPADMVRLDILINGDRVDALAMIIHRSNIRHRGLALVEKMKELIPRQMFDIAIQAAVGSQIIARSSIKALRKDVTAKCYGGDVSRKKKLLNKQKEGKKRMKQVGNVEVPQEAFLAVLKLND, via the coding sequence ATGAAACACATTAGAAACTTCTCGATTATTGCCCATATCGACCATGGTAAATCAACTTTATCCGATCGCCTGATTCAGGTATGTGGCGGCTTAACTGACCGTGAAATGGCTGCACAGGTTTTAGATTCAATGGATCTAGAACGTGAGCGTGGCATTACGATCAAAGCCCAAAGTGTCACCTTAGATTACCATGCAAAAGATGGTAACACTTATCTACTCAACTTCATTGATACACCAGGCCACGTTGACTTCTCTTATGAAGTATCACGTTCTTTGGCTGCATGTGAAGGTGCACTATTAGTAGTTGATGCTGGTCAAGGCGTAGAAGCTCAGACATTAGCAAACTGCTATACCGCACTAGAAATGAATTTAGACGTAGTTCCTGTATTAAATAAAATTGACTTACCTCAGGCTGAACCAGACCGTGTAGCAGCAGAGATTGAAGATATCGTTGGCATTGATGCCATGGATGCTGTGCGTTGTTCAGCAAAGACAGGTGTTGGCGTTGATTTAGTACTAGAGGAAATTATCGCAAAAATTCCTCCGCCAGTGGGCGATGAGTCTGCGCCTTTACAAGCGTTGATTATTGACTCATGGTTTGATGCATACCTTGGTGTTGTTTCTTTAGTACGTATTAAGAATGGCATACTTAAGAAAGGCGAAAAATTTAAAGTGATGTCCACTGGACAAAACTATAACGCCGATCGCGTAGGCATTTTTACCCCAAAAGAAAAAGACAAAACAGAGCTTCGTGCAGGTGAAGTGGGTTATGTGATTTCTGGTATTAAAGAAATTCACGGTGCGCCAGTAGGTGATACCTTGACCCATGCAAAAAATGGCGCGGACAAACCTCTTCCAGGCTTTAAACGTGTTAAGCCTCAGGTTTATGCCGGTGTATTCCCAATTTCTACCGATGAATATGAAAGCTTCCGTGATGCGTTAAATAAATTAAGTTTGAATGATGCATCACTGTTTTTTGAACCTGAAACTTCATCAGCGTTAGGTTTTGGTTTCCGTATAGGTTTTCTCGGCCTTCTGCACATGGAGATTGTCCAAGAGCGTTTAGAGCGCGAATATAATCTAGATTTGATCACGACGGCACCCACAGTAGTGTACGAAGTTATCATGAACAATGGTGAAACGATTTATGTCGATAATCCTTCAGGCCTACCTGCGCTGAATAATATCGAAGAAATTCGTGAACCGATTGTTGAAGCCAATATATTAGTGCCAAAAGAATACTTAGGTAACGTGATTACCTTGTGTATTGAAAAGCGCGGTTCGCAAACTAATATGGTTTATCACGGTAATCAAGTGGCCGTGACTTATCATTTGCCGATGGCTGAAGTGGTCATGGATTTCTTTGACCGTCTTAAGTCAACGAGTCGGGGTTATGCGTCATTAGAGTATAACTTTATTCGTTTTGATCCTGCAGATATGGTGCGACTGGACATTTTAATCAATGGCGACAGAGTTGATGCATTAGCGATGATTATTCATCGCAGTAATATTCGTCATCGTGGTTTGGCATTGGTTGAAAAGATGAAAGAATTGATCCCTCGCCAAATGTTTGATATTGCTATTCAGGCTGCTGTTGGTAGTCAGATTATTGCTCGTTCAAGTATTAAAGCATTACGTAAAGATGTAACCGCTAAGTGTTATGGTGGTGACGTTTCACGTAAGAAGAAACTACTTAACAAGCAGAAAGAAGGTAAAAAACGCATGAAGCAAGTCGGTAACGTTGAAGTGCCACAAGAGGCATTCTTAGCGGTATTGAAACTTAACGACTAA
- the rnc gene encoding ribonuclease III — MEPIKNLPRLCRTLGYEFNNIELLIQALTHRSAANKHNERLEFLGDSILSIAISDALYHQFPKATEGDLSRMRATLVKGDTLTIIAQEFKLGDYLYLGPGELKSGGFRRESILADAVEAIIGAVYLDADIEVCRKLLLSWYQERLAEIKPGINQKDPKTILQEYLQGFKKPLPDYQVVAVEGEAHDQTFTVECKISELDKVVTGVASSRRKAEQLAAAQVLELLNK, encoded by the coding sequence ATGGAACCCATTAAAAATTTGCCGCGTTTGTGCCGTACTTTAGGGTATGAGTTTAATAATATTGAATTACTCATTCAGGCCTTAACACATCGCAGCGCAGCAAATAAACATAATGAGCGTTTAGAGTTTTTAGGCGATTCGATTTTATCGATAGCTATTTCAGATGCCTTATATCATCAGTTTCCAAAGGCGACTGAAGGTGATTTAAGCCGTATGCGCGCTACTTTAGTCAAAGGTGACACACTGACAATTATCGCTCAAGAGTTCAAGCTAGGTGATTATTTGTATTTAGGCCCTGGTGAACTCAAAAGCGGTGGCTTTAGACGCGAATCTATTTTAGCGGATGCCGTAGAGGCTATTATTGGTGCAGTTTACCTTGATGCCGATATCGAAGTGTGCCGTAAGCTATTATTATCATGGTATCAAGAGCGTTTAGCTGAGATAAAACCGGGTATTAATCAAAAAGATCCGAAGACAATTTTGCAAGAATACCTGCAAGGTTTTAAAAAGCCATTGCCAGATTACCAAGTTGTTGCGGTAGAAGGTGAAGCGCATGATCAAACCTTCACCGTAGAATGTAAAATTAGTGAATTAGATAAAGTTGTCACCGGTGTGGCAAGTTCAAGAAGAAAAGCTGAACAGCTTGCCGCTGCTCAGGTATTGGAGCTACTGAATAAATGA
- the era gene encoding GTPase Era → MTKKTDLPAGDNQEPSLDELLARMNQAAPTATAKYDVTYCGMVAIVGRPNVGKSTLLNKLLGQKVSITSKKPQTTRHRIMGIHTDGPSQIIFIDTPGLHIEEKRAINRLMNRAAASSLADVAMVIFVVDGMTWTADDEMVLQKIQHRNDDRKIILAINKVDNIKDKESLFPYLTELAKKFDFDEILPISASKGTNVQRILDMARESLPEAPFYFPEDYVTDRSQRFMASEIVREKLMRFLGDELPYDATVEIEQFKMMENGVYQINALILVEREGQKRMVIGNKGERIRTIATQSRLDMETLFDNKVFLEVWVKVKSGWADDERALRSLGYGES, encoded by the coding sequence ATGACCAAAAAAACAGACTTGCCAGCAGGTGATAACCAAGAGCCTAGCTTAGATGAACTGCTGGCAAGGATGAACCAAGCAGCACCAACGGCCACAGCCAAATACGATGTAACTTATTGTGGCATGGTGGCTATTGTCGGTCGTCCCAATGTGGGTAAATCAACACTTTTGAACAAGTTACTTGGTCAAAAGGTGAGTATTACCTCAAAAAAACCACAAACAACTCGTCACCGTATCATGGGTATTCATACCGATGGCCCAAGCCAGATTATATTTATTGATACACCTGGTCTACACATCGAAGAAAAGCGTGCGATAAACCGCTTGATGAACCGTGCGGCTGCCAGTTCATTAGCTGATGTTGCTATGGTTATTTTTGTTGTTGATGGTATGACGTGGACTGCCGATGATGAGATGGTGCTCCAAAAAATTCAACATCGTAATGATGATCGAAAAATCATTTTAGCCATCAACAAAGTTGATAACATTAAAGATAAGGAATCATTGTTCCCTTATTTAACGGAATTGGCTAAAAAGTTTGATTTTGATGAAATTTTGCCAATATCAGCCAGTAAAGGCACCAATGTGCAACGCATTTTGGATATGGCACGTGAATCATTGCCAGAAGCCCCATTTTATTTCCCAGAAGATTATGTTACCGATCGCTCACAACGCTTTATGGCATCTGAAATTGTCCGTGAAAAGCTAATGCGCTTCCTTGGGGATGAACTTCCTTACGACGCAACGGTTGAGATTGAACAGTTTAAAATGATGGAAAATGGCGTCTATCAAATTAATGCGTTAATTCTGGTTGAGCGTGAAGGCCAAAAACGGATGGTGATTGGCAATAAAGGTGAGCGAATTAGAACGATTGCAACGCAATCCCGTCTGGATATGGAAACCTTATTTGACAATAAAGTATTTCTTGAAGTGTGGGTGAAAGTGAAATCAGGTTGGGCTGATGATGAACGTGCATTGAGAAGTTTAGGCTATGGCGAAAGCTAA
- a CDS encoding SoxR reducing system RseC family protein — MMEEIARVVDYQQGWVTVEVELKSACNHCASSENCGTSTIAKAFSVHTQRFSLPSERPCRSGDLLKIGLPESVIIKAAALVYLLPLIGLFLSAMIGHMLAAGIGLSTNGFAMAFGALGALVAWFIGKHFATELEAHATPVIITYLGQEVGIISASH; from the coding sequence ATGATGGAAGAAATTGCCCGCGTGGTTGATTATCAACAAGGCTGGGTAACTGTTGAGGTTGAATTAAAAAGTGCATGTAACCATTGTGCCAGCAGTGAAAATTGTGGCACATCGACGATCGCTAAAGCTTTTTCGGTTCATACACAACGTTTTTCATTACCGAGTGAAAGACCTTGCCGTAGCGGTGATTTGCTTAAAATAGGTTTACCTGAAAGCGTCATCATTAAAGCGGCTGCATTGGTGTATTTATTGCCGTTAATTGGGTTGTTTTTATCGGCAATGATAGGGCATATGCTGGCTGCTGGAATAGGATTGAGTACCAATGGTTTTGCTATGGCTTTTGGTGCATTAGGCGCATTGGTTGCCTGGTTTATTGGTAAGCACTTCGCCACTGAACTAGAGGCTCACGCCACACCCGTTATCATTACCTATTTAGGCCAAGAAGTGGGCATTATCAGTGCCAGTCATTAG
- the acpS gene encoding holo-ACP synthase produces MAIVGIGTDIVEIARISEQRERLGDRLARRVLTESELTTYLQSKQPERFLAKRFAAKEAAAKALGTGIGRGVSFQHIHIDNDDNGAPQVRFTDGALARLEQLAGKHGFISIADEKHYAVATVVLES; encoded by the coding sequence ATGGCGATTGTAGGGATCGGTACAGACATTGTTGAGATTGCCCGCATCAGTGAGCAGCGAGAGCGCCTAGGTGACAGGTTAGCCAGAAGAGTGCTGACCGAGTCTGAGCTTACTACTTACTTGCAATCAAAACAGCCTGAGCGATTTTTAGCTAAGCGTTTTGCCGCCAAAGAAGCTGCAGCAAAAGCCTTAGGCACAGGAATTGGCAGAGGTGTGTCGTTTCAACATATCCATATCGACAATGATGATAATGGCGCGCCCCAGGTACGTTTTACCGATGGCGCGCTAGCACGGCTTGAACAATTAGCGGGCAAGCATGGTTTTATCAGTATTGCAGATGAAAAACATTATGCTGTAGCCACTGTGGTGTTAGAAAGTTGA
- the recO gene encoding DNA repair protein RecO, with translation MKRGYVLHHRQFRESSVIVNLLIEGVGRVDAITRVGSGKRSIKSILQPFQPLIIQFSAQSEARNLGLKNITQIEAAAPAMPLSGNSLYSGFYLNEILVRLLSVDHQAEGLFLDYHRALLALAKQFCSSHLRYFEMALLLELGALPSLAYDTQGDSLDDRCHYRFIAESGFIPVATTQESSFSHGKGCLSGAMLLALASQNLQPEQFNQAKGLMRYLLTPLLGNKPLLSRQLFSNKAD, from the coding sequence ATGAAACGTGGCTATGTGCTTCATCATCGACAATTTCGTGAATCGAGCGTGATCGTTAATTTGCTGATAGAAGGTGTTGGGCGTGTTGATGCCATTACTCGAGTCGGTTCTGGTAAACGGTCGATTAAAAGTATCTTACAACCTTTTCAGCCGCTGATTATCCAATTTAGTGCCCAATCCGAAGCCAGAAATTTAGGATTGAAAAATATTACCCAAATTGAAGCCGCTGCACCTGCTATGCCGCTGAGCGGTAATAGTCTTTATTCTGGTTTTTACCTAAACGAAATATTAGTTCGCCTATTGTCAGTCGATCACCAAGCTGAAGGTCTCTTTCTCGATTATCATCGTGCACTACTGGCGTTAGCTAAACAGTTTTGTTCAAGCCACCTGCGTTATTTTGAAATGGCTTTATTACTCGAGTTAGGCGCGTTGCCGTCTCTTGCTTATGACACCCAAGGTGACTCGTTAGATGACCGTTGCCACTATCGGTTTATTGCAGAGAGTGGTTTTATCCCTGTAGCAACCACTCAAGAAAGCTCTTTTTCTCATGGTAAAGGCTGTTTATCTGGGGCAATGTTGCTAGCATTGGCATCACAAAACCTGCAACCTGAACAGTTTAATCAAGCTAAAGGATTAATGCGTTATTTACTCACACCATTGTTGGGTAATAAGCCGTTATTAAGTAGGCAGTTATTCAGTAACAAAGCGGATTAG
- a CDS encoding MucB/RseB C-terminal domain-containing protein, with protein sequence MRLILLALLVLTFPTHAEEDLSAKAWLKNMSQAMHDKQYKTSIIQLQADHIRPLVYIHGIVDNKEVALLEYLNGPPKNAVRVGNTVTFIEHDQPAYSVVAPRIQGIWPAALAGDLSQLEKGYQFVIGGRGRIAGRPGQMIRLLANDDNRYDAQVWIDMDTYLPLRFDSLNKEKQLLEQTMVIELIELTEPANILIEAAKQEWPAVMNQAERTDGKNWQFTWLPEGFDVVVRDHHRLIGIHEPVEYVALTDGLANISVYVARAGENPMPNELLIRNGLSMVVVKVGTLEVVAIGKVPSETLDRIANSLVLK encoded by the coding sequence TTGCGCCTTATCCTGCTAGCACTGTTAGTGTTAACCTTTCCAACACACGCTGAAGAAGATTTATCTGCTAAAGCTTGGCTTAAGAATATGAGCCAAGCAATGCACGATAAACAATACAAAACCTCTATTATTCAGCTACAAGCCGACCATATCCGTCCGCTTGTTTACATTCATGGCATTGTCGATAATAAAGAAGTCGCTTTACTTGAATACCTTAATGGTCCGCCGAAAAATGCAGTGCGAGTGGGTAATACGGTTACGTTTATAGAACATGACCAACCGGCTTACAGTGTGGTAGCGCCTCGTATTCAGGGAATTTGGCCAGCAGCTTTAGCGGGAGATTTAAGCCAGCTTGAAAAAGGCTATCAATTTGTTATTGGTGGTCGAGGGCGTATTGCTGGACGTCCTGGACAAATGATCCGTTTACTCGCCAATGATGACAATCGTTATGATGCTCAAGTGTGGATTGATATGGACACTTATTTGCCATTACGTTTTGACTCCCTCAATAAAGAAAAACAATTACTTGAACAAACCATGGTCATTGAGCTGATTGAGTTAACCGAACCTGCGAACATTTTAATTGAAGCCGCAAAGCAAGAGTGGCCAGCAGTGATGAACCAAGCGGAACGCACGGATGGTAAAAACTGGCAATTTACTTGGTTACCAGAAGGATTTGATGTGGTTGTTCGCGATCATCATCGTTTGATAGGTATTCACGAGCCGGTTGAATATGTGGCGTTAACGGATGGATTAGCCAATATTTCTGTTTATGTCGCGCGAGCGGGAGAAAATCCGATGCCCAATGAGCTGCTTATTCGTAATGGTTTATCTATGGTAGTTGTTAAAGTGGGTACGCTTGAGGTTGTAGCTATCGGTAAGGTGCCTTCTGAAACGTTAGACAGGATAGCCAATAGTTTAGTATTAAAATAA
- a CDS encoding HlyC/CorC family transporter, with product MDAISTSALLIFLLVLIVISAYFSGSETAMMSLNRYRLRHLASNDHKGAQRALKLLDRPDRLIGLILIGNNLVNILASAIATIIGMRLFGDMGVAIATGVLTIVVLVFAEVTPKTFAALHPERIAFPSSILLGWLLILLSPLVKAINLITSMFLRLMGIKTVKTSDALSQEELRTVVHEAGALIPQRHQEMLLSILDLEKVTVEDIMISRSDIYAINVNDDFKLINKQVVQSPHTRVLVYRDNIDDAVGFIHLRDALRLQSKEQFSKSSLLRAVKELYFIPEGTPLNVQLTNFQQNKERIGLVVDEYGDIQGLVTLEDILEEIVGDFTTSMLTTASEDINIQQDGSFLIDATINIRDLNKEMKWNLPIDGPKTLNGLIIEFLEDIPAANTSLRIVDYQIEVIDVADNMIKTVRVLPSNLTLIDDNE from the coding sequence TTGGACGCTATATCTACCAGCGCACTCCTTATTTTCCTTTTGGTTTTAATCGTGATTTCTGCTTATTTTTCTGGTTCAGAAACCGCAATGATGAGCCTCAATCGATACCGCTTACGACATCTTGCATCCAATGACCACAAAGGTGCACAGCGCGCCTTAAAGTTACTCGACCGCCCAGATCGACTCATTGGCTTGATTCTCATCGGTAATAATCTGGTTAACATTCTTGCATCTGCAATTGCGACTATTATCGGTATGCGCTTGTTTGGTGATATGGGTGTTGCTATTGCAACCGGTGTTCTGACTATAGTGGTGTTAGTGTTTGCTGAGGTCACACCAAAAACGTTTGCGGCTTTGCACCCTGAACGTATTGCATTTCCATCGAGTATTTTATTAGGTTGGTTATTAATATTGCTGTCGCCATTAGTGAAAGCAATCAACTTAATTACCTCAATGTTTTTACGTTTAATGGGCATTAAAACCGTCAAAACAAGTGACGCGTTAAGCCAAGAAGAACTGCGCACAGTTGTGCATGAAGCTGGAGCATTAATCCCACAACGTCACCAAGAAATGTTATTGTCGATTTTAGATTTAGAAAAAGTCACAGTCGAAGACATTATGATTTCGCGCTCAGATATTTATGCTATTAACGTCAATGACGATTTTAAATTGATAAATAAGCAAGTGGTTCAAAGTCCTCATACTCGAGTGTTAGTCTATCGCGACAACATCGATGATGCTGTCGGGTTTATTCACTTACGTGATGCTTTGCGCTTACAATCCAAAGAGCAATTCAGTAAGTCATCATTATTAAGGGCTGTTAAGGAGTTATACTTTATTCCTGAAGGTACACCACTAAACGTTCAATTGACTAATTTCCAGCAAAATAAAGAACGCATAGGGTTAGTTGTTGATGAGTACGGTGATATTCAGGGCTTAGTCACACTTGAAGATATTTTAGAAGAGATTGTCGGTGACTTCACAACCTCAATGCTGACCACGGCAAGTGAAGACATTAATATCCAACAAGATGGTAGTTTCTTAATTGATGCCACGATTAACATTCGTGACCTTAATAAAGAAATGAAATGGAATCTTCCGATTGATGGCCCTAAAACCTTAAATGGCCTGATCATTGAATTTCTGGAAGATATTCCTGCAGCAAACACCAGCTTACGCATCGTCGATTATCAAATAGAAGTCATCGATGTTGCAGATAATATGATTAAAACAGTCAGAGTTTTACCCAGCAATTTAACGTTAATTGATGATAACGAGTAG
- the pdxJ gene encoding pyridoxine 5'-phosphate synthase, translating to MSGILLGINIDHIATLRQARGTHYPDPVHAAAVAEHAGADGITIHLREDRRHIQDRDVYLLAKTLKTRMNFEFAVTEEMIAIACDIKPAYACLVPEKREELTTEGGLDVAGQLEKIRSAVTRLAAEGIKVSLFIDADKTQIDAAVLSGAPYIEIHTGCYADAITDAEQANELARITEMAQYAHSKGLVVNAGHGLHYHNVKAIAAIPELYELNIGHAVIARAAIDGLDTAVRDMKKLMLEGRRGE from the coding sequence GTGAGCGGAATACTATTAGGCATTAACATCGATCATATCGCGACATTGCGTCAGGCCCGCGGTACTCATTATCCTGATCCCGTACACGCAGCTGCAGTAGCAGAGCATGCCGGCGCCGATGGTATCACCATACATTTACGTGAAGATCGTCGCCACATTCAAGATCGTGATGTGTATTTATTGGCAAAGACATTAAAGACCAGAATGAACTTCGAGTTTGCTGTCACTGAAGAAATGATCGCTATCGCCTGTGATATCAAACCAGCGTATGCATGTTTAGTCCCAGAGAAGCGTGAAGAGCTAACAACTGAAGGCGGTCTTGATGTCGCAGGTCAGTTAGAAAAAATCCGCTCAGCCGTCACACGTTTGGCTGCAGAAGGTATTAAAGTGTCATTGTTTATTGATGCTGATAAAACTCAAATTGATGCCGCAGTGTTATCTGGCGCACCTTATATTGAGATCCATACTGGTTGTTATGCTGATGCCATCACCGATGCTGAGCAGGCAAATGAATTAGCTCGTATTACTGAAATGGCACAATATGCTCACAGTAAAGGTTTAGTGGTTAATGCTGGGCATGGATTGCATTATCACAATGTTAAGGCTATCGCGGCTATTCCTGAGCTTTATGAGCTTAATATTGGTCATGCTGTGATTGCTCGAGCCGCTATTGATGGTTTGGACACTGCAGTACGGGATATGAAGAAACTGATGCTTGAAGGCCGCAGAGGCGAATAA
- a CDS encoding DUF962 domain-containing protein, which translates to MKSAVEQLSTYKSVHLNPQNIKTHFVGVPMIIWSAFLMLGTLRFAWQDYQVSVAMILAVVVLGYYMALHMRLAFGLVLFIVPVLYTTELVVHTSHPFIIAISIFIIGWVIQFIGHKYEKAKPAFMDDLNQLLIGPFFLMAELYFILGLEKDLAAEITPIARDKRRALEAKRRAS; encoded by the coding sequence ATGAAATCGGCAGTAGAACAACTTTCAACTTATAAAAGCGTGCACTTAAATCCACAAAATATAAAGACGCATTTTGTCGGCGTTCCTATGATTATTTGGTCGGCATTTTTGATGCTGGGGACTCTTCGCTTTGCATGGCAAGATTATCAAGTGAGTGTTGCAATGATATTAGCTGTGGTGGTATTGGGCTACTATATGGCACTTCATATGCGCCTGGCGTTTGGATTAGTATTGTTCATTGTGCCGGTGTTATACACCACAGAGCTGGTTGTTCATACCTCACATCCTTTTATCATTGCCATTAGTATTTTTATTATTGGCTGGGTTATTCAGTTTATTGGCCATAAATATGAAAAGGCCAAACCTGCTTTTATGGATGATCTCAATCAGCTTCTGATTGGGCCATTCTTTTTGATGGCAGAGTTGTATTTCATTTTAGGTTTGGAAAAAGACTTAGCCGCAGAAATTACCCCAATAGCACGTGATAAACGCCGTGCTTTAGAGGCTAAGCGTCGTGCATCGTAA
- the lepB gene encoding signal peptidase I encodes MAAYFSLILVLVTLVSGLIWLIDVVFFAPKRRESLLAAQANSTQLSADAIDKIIREPVLVETAHSIFPVIAFVMILRSFIYEPFQIPSGSMMPTLLVGDFILVEKFSYGLRDPVWRSKLVETGEPERGDVFVFKYPENPKIDYIKRVVGLPGDKIFYRNKQLMIQEACVNKSDCPAAHTIEHVEINRGEFSQNDVPLIRLSEQLGDVEHDILLNPSRPDFRQHFYPQAGLPAGEFVVPQGMYFAMGDNRDNSTDSRFWGFVPEENLVGKAVAIWISFEFDRKPSDVLPTWVPTGVRFDRVGGIH; translated from the coding sequence ATGGCAGCCTATTTTTCGCTCATTTTAGTGCTCGTAACCTTAGTCAGTGGACTTATTTGGTTAATTGATGTGGTATTTTTTGCGCCTAAACGCCGTGAAAGCTTATTAGCAGCACAAGCTAACTCAACTCAGTTAAGTGCAGATGCGATAGATAAAATCATTCGTGAGCCTGTGTTAGTTGAAACTGCACATTCGATTTTTCCGGTTATCGCCTTTGTGATGATTTTACGTTCTTTTATTTATGAGCCATTTCAAATTCCATCTGGTTCGATGATGCCGACACTCTTAGTGGGTGATTTCATTCTGGTTGAAAAGTTTAGTTACGGGTTACGCGATCCTGTATGGCGCAGCAAACTAGTTGAAACCGGTGAACCTGAGCGCGGAGACGTATTTGTATTTAAATACCCTGAAAACCCAAAAATTGACTATATAAAGCGTGTGGTTGGTTTACCAGGTGACAAGATATTTTATCGTAATAAACAACTGATGATCCAAGAAGCGTGTGTCAATAAATCTGACTGCCCAGCGGCTCATACGATTGAGCATGTAGAAATTAATCGTGGTGAGTTTAGCCAAAATGACGTGCCATTAATTCGTTTGAGTGAGCAATTAGGCGATGTAGAACACGATATTTTGCTTAATCCATCGCGCCCTGATTTCAGACAGCACTTTTATCCTCAAGCGGGTCTTCCTGCTGGTGAGTTCGTTGTCCCTCAAGGAATGTATTTTGCCATGGGTGATAACCGTGATAATAGTACCGATAGTCGTTTTTGGGGCTTTGTACCGGAAGAGAATCTTGTCGGTAAAGCCGTTGCAATTTGGATTAGTTTTGAATTTGATCGTAAACCGAGTGATGTGTTACCAACGTGGGTACCGACCGGAGTACGTTTTGATAGAGTAGGTGGAATACATTGA
- the ccsA gene encoding inner membrane protein YpjD — protein sequence MVIFSAAAMLFYCLALVLVTSRLFHVEGPNRKAVMLASGIAVIMHGFALSNAVFTVDGQNFSLTNVISLVNWIIALTFTITMPRLKVIIVVPVVYACSILSVALLWLVPPQFITHFEIHPELLAHVVLSLMAYSALMIAAMYAIQLWFIQNKLKKKQMMMSPAMPPLMTVEKQLYHLIIIGFILLSLSLVTGFVFLEDMFGDGKGHKAILSIIAWVVYAAMLWQQYTVGCRIRTAVIYSLSGAGLLSLAYFGARVVKELILN from the coding sequence ATGGTTATTTTTTCAGCGGCAGCCATGCTGTTTTATTGTTTAGCTTTGGTTTTAGTAACAAGCAGACTTTTTCATGTTGAAGGGCCTAATCGTAAGGCCGTTATGCTGGCTTCTGGTATTGCCGTCATCATGCACGGGTTTGCACTTTCGAATGCGGTTTTTACTGTCGATGGACAAAACTTTAGTTTAACCAACGTAATTTCATTGGTTAACTGGATTATTGCATTAACGTTCACGATTACAATGCCTCGACTTAAAGTCATCATTGTAGTGCCCGTTGTGTATGCCTGCTCAATATTGTCAGTAGCACTTCTATGGTTAGTGCCGCCGCAGTTTATTACTCATTTTGAAATACACCCTGAACTTCTGGCACATGTAGTGTTATCACTCATGGCCTATAGCGCATTGATGATAGCGGCTATGTACGCCATTCAATTATGGTTTATCCAGAATAAACTGAAGAAAAAGCAAATGATGATGAGCCCAGCAATGCCGCCATTAATGACGGTTGAAAAGCAACTTTATCACCTCATCATTATTGGATTTATTTTACTGAGTTTATCGCTAGTAACTGGATTTGTATTTTTAGAAGATATGTTTGGCGACGGTAAAGGCCATAAGGCCATATTATCAATAATAGCTTGGGTGGTTTACGCTGCGATGTTGTGGCAACAATATACTGTTGGCTGTAGAATCCGTACCGCAGTGATTTATAGCTTATCGGGTGCAGGCTTACTATCTCTCGCATATTTTGGTGCTAGAGTTGTTAAAGAATTGATATTAAACTAA